TTCACAGTGGCAAACCAGGGGCACCTGAGGGTGTACTGGAACGGCGTGGACGCGGGCTACCACATTGACACCGCAAACGCGCCAGTGGGAACGCCGACGAAGCTGCAGTTGGGTCCAGTGATCGGGACCATAAGCCACGGCCCGCACATGATGCACTCGATGGCAGTGTGGGACGATGCGATGACTGGGGCCCAGGCAGCCGCCCTCTGGCAGGAAGGCCTTCGGTACCGGGTCACGGGAGCCGAGGGGAACGGGAACCTGACGTTCTACGCGGGCTTCAACGACCGATTGAACGCGGACTACGCCGCCGGGGACGGAACCTTCCATGTGGATGGTGCAGCGGACCGGTACTGCCTGGTGGATGACGGAGCCCGGGAGCAGGGGATACGGCGGTTCCTGATTGGGATGCCCCGACACGACTTCAGCGAGGACGACCGTTTGCCCCTGGGCGTTCCGTGCGCTCTGACCCTGGACGCGGGACGCGCGTCCTACGTACAGGACACCAACTACACGAACTATGCTGAACTGAAGGTGCTCCCGGGGTATGGCGGCGACCGCCGGATTGGAGCAGCGATCCCGGGACGTCCCGTGCTGGACAACTGGTCAGTTCCACGACCGGGCACGTACCGGCAGCGAGTGCACGTTCCGAAGGACAACCCGTCGGGGCGATACATCCGGCTCGGGCCCGTCGACTATTTGCACTACCCGACGCTGGCAACGAACGTGTATGACCAGTGGACGACCGGGCGCTCGTTCTCGGTGGTCAGCGACGCGGGGAACACTGCGACCAGCTTCAAGACGGACTTCGCGGACGGGATACCGTCAGACTACTGGAATGGCGCGTCTATCACGTTCCTGACGGGGAACTGCGCGGACCGGCGCGTAAAGGCAGCCGACTACGACGCTACGACGAAGGTGCTCACGCTGGACAGTCCCTTGCCCGCGATTCCTTCGGGCGGGAGCCTAGGTGTGGCGGACCACGGGGCACGGCTGACCGGGTGCAGGTCGTGGGGCAGCACGCAGCAGGGGCAGCGGATCCCCGAGATGACGATGGACGCCTTGCTGTGGGAGTTCCACGGCGACCAGCGGTACTTCACGGAGCTGGAGTGGCAGTACGCAGAAGAGGGCAACACGGACTTCGTGTCGCCGAATGTTCTGCGGTACGACCGAGGTCGGACGGCGTTCATGGATGGCAGCGGGACCTCGTGGTACGAGAATGGCGCCTGCTACGGGAAGCCGTCGACGTGGGAGACGAACACGCTGGAATGCCGGGTTCTCCTGGAGCGGGTTGAGGTTGAGGGGCCGACGACGTACCAGGTGCTGCGCCGGGACGCGAATGGTGCCGGGCCGGATCTGGCAGACAACTTCATGCTGGCCCAGGCGGATGGGCAGAGTCCAAAGGCCTGGCGAGTGAAGCGGTTGTCGCGCAAGATCACGCGTCCGACGAAGCAGACCAGCCCTGAGGCTGTGCGAGCGGATCTGACCGCGTCCGGGACGTGGCGTCACGACATTGGGTCGGCGCCGATTCCAGTGCTGTACGACGAGGCAACTGAAGAGTCCGTTGCACTGATCGTTGGGGTGGACAGCAGCGGTGTGTCACGGGCTGGGTACATACGCGGGAGCTGGAACACAGAGACGGGACGCATCCGGTGGGTGGACGACACGCCTCCGGCAGGGAAGCAGAATCCCTTCCTGGCGGTTTCGGACATGCGGCCAGGTAAGGAGAGGGATGTCGCCTGCAATACGGGATACCCCGTGTCCGTGGTTCGGTGCCCTGACGGCACGTGGTCGCTAGTGTATGTCGCGCAGTCGTCGCACCCAGACCATTTCATGGGCTACCAGCTCTGCGGTGCGCCGGACCGGTGGTCCTTCAGTCGCGAGAAGCACTGGTGGGACGGGAACCCCATCTGTCCGATCCTGGGTGGCGCGGATCGCCTGGCGGCGCAGCTGAACGGGTTCGGGGTGTGGGCGAACCGAGACGCGGATTGGAAGATCATCGAGAACCCGTACGAGAAGGCAGGGGCGAGGCGCTACTGGGGCATCGCACGCGGGAAGTCGATTCACGACCGGATGACCACGAACTGCGCGGACCTGCGGCCGGTGATCGGGGTTCGCGGCAGCGACCCGCGTTCGCTGCAGCCGCTGCCGCACGGGAACACGGTGTCGCCACTCGCGGGGCCTCTCGTTCATGCGGGGGAGTGCGCAGTGCTGGACCAGGCGGACTGCCTGGGGCTGTACACGGATACGGCGACCGCTATGTCGTCGGGAGTGTACTGCTACGTTAGCGAGGACGGAGTGCACTTCCAGCAGTTCGCGAACGACGGGCAATGGATCCCGAGGTCGGAGTTGTCCGGGGAGCCGAGTCGCCTGGTGCCGGACCGTCCGTTCCAGTTGGGTGATAGGCGGGTCTACTACTACGAATCGTGGCCGTGGGTGAACTTCGCTTCGATCCGTCTGAGCGGCGAGGCCTGGTACGAGCTGAGCGATGGTCAGACCACCGGGCTTCTGGAGACGCCGCTGCTTGAGAAGCCCGCAGAAGGCTGGGGGACGCTGCGCCTGAACTGCACACCGGGAGCGGGGCATATCGCGGTTGAGGTGCTGGACGGGACGACGGAGCAGCCGATGGCGGGGTTCACGGCGGCGGACTTCGATGGGTGCGTGGATGCGGTCTCGGTGGAAGCACTGTGGAAGGGCCAACGTCTGAGTTCGCTGACGACGGGCCTGGTGCGGTTGCGGTTCGTGTTCGGACGGGCGAGCAGCGCAGAGGCGACGCCGAAGCTGTATGCGTGGCGCATCGCAGAAGCTCCGGAAGCGGCGCGACCCCGAGTCAGTCAGTTGCGCGTCGAAGGACAGGAGAACCCGACGAGCATCGCGGACCCGACGCCGGAGTTCGCCTGGCAGTACGCGCACGATGAGGGTGGGGCTCAGAGCGCCTATCAGGTGATCGTGGCGTCGAGTCGGGAGCTGCTGGAGCAAGGGATCGGTGATGTGTGGGACAGCGGGGTCGTGTCCTCCAGCGAGAGCCGTGCGGTGTATGACGGCGGGTCTCTGACCAGTGAGCACCTGTACCGGTGGCGCGTGCGGGTACGCGATGAGAAGGGAACGTGGTCCGAGGAATGGTAGCTGAGGGCATCTTCGGGATGGGGCTGTGGAGCTCCTACTGCAGCACTGCAGACGTGCTGCGTCTGCTGGCCGGATACGATCTGAGCGGAGTTGGCGACAGCGACCAGGTCCAGACACGGGTACAGGAGTTGATGGCGGCAGCGCGTTGTGCCCTGGAGCATGAGGCGGGCCGGGACTTCCTATACCACGCGGATGACGAAGTGGTGGTCGACGGTAAGGGTCGGGACAGGCTGATCCTGGCTGCGAGTGGCATCTACCCCGTGGTGAGGATTCAGGAGCTGCGAGTTGGCGGCGAGGTGGTTCCGGCAGACGAGTACGTCACCTTCGGTGAGGAGGGGACGATTCGGCTGAAGGAGGAGGGGAAGCTGCTGGGGGCCTTCCCGCGCGGCGTGATGAACGTGCACCTCACGGTTGACTGGGGCTATGTGACGGCGCCTGCAGACATTGCGCTGGCCCAGGCGAAGCTGGTGGCGGCAGAGGTGTTGGCGGAGGGAACTGGAACGCAGGGAGCGGTCTCAAGCCTGCGGATCGGGGACTACGCGGTGAGCTACGACGAGGGTGGCGAGAATGCGGGGACAGTCCTGAGGTGGGCCTCGGAGGCTCGCAAGGCGGCCAGGTCGTACCGACGAATCGGTCTCGTGGCGGTCTGAGGGCAGACCGTCTGGCGAGACTAGACGGGGTTGGGCGAGGTAGAGGGCGTGGAGGACGGGACAGACTGAGTCGGGCCCCCGTGAGCCTGCGGACAGGCAGCCACGGGGGCCCGTCTGATTCCACAGGAGGCGGTGCTGATTGTCCGACCCATGCTTGCTGGCGCTGATGAGAGACGTAGTGTCCATTCGCCGGCCGCGGGTGGCGCAGACGGGACTGGGTGAGGTACTGACGGGAGTGTACGAGCTGGCGGCTACTGCGGTGCCGTGCGCCCTTCAGCCAAGAGGGGCAAAGGCTGCGGAGACGCTGGTCGGCAGACTGGAAGGGGCAACGCATGCCTGCTACCTGGAGCCCTGTGACGTGCAAGTAGGCGATCTGCTCACCGAGGCCAAGGTCGGGGATACGCTGCAGGTCGCGGTAGTCGCAGGACAGACACAGGTGACGGTGGCGGTTGGGCTGCTGCAGAGCGGAGACCGGGTGGAGGTTGGTCTGGGTGAATGCTCCGAGCTGAACAGCGTGGTGGCGGTCGACGGGCAACAGGTGACGCTGGGCACAGCGCTGCGGGCAGCACATTCGGTCGCGGAGCCAGTGACTGCTGTGGTCGTCTACGAGGTGTTGGGCGTTGAGGACCAGGCCGGGGCAGGCCATCACCTCAGGCTCGCGGTGAGACGGCAAGAGGTCTGAGGGCCGGCAGCGGCGTGCTGTCTCGAGAAGCTGTCCGGTGTGTAGCGAGGGCGGCCATCCGCAGGGAATCAGCAGAGTGGTAAGGGGGTAGGTCGGATGGGTGTTGAGATGTTCCACCACGGAGAGATCCTGGAGGCGTTGCGCCTGCTGTGCCAGGGCGCCGTGCGGCTCCGAAGTGACGCGGAGCTTGAGGACACGCTTCAGGTAGGGAGCAATCGTCTCTTCGCTGTGGGCACGGAGGTCGAGGTGACCGAGGACGGTGGAGTCACCGAGCGGCGGACGGTTCAGGGGCTAGTAGGACTGGAGCAAGTGGTGCTGACGGAGGCGCTCACGGGGAGCTATCACGTGGCGAAGAACGCGGTGGTGAAGCTAGTTCAGACGGGCGTGCCCGAACTGGCATGGATCGGGCAAGGCAAGCCTGCGGTGACCCCGCGGCCGATGCCCGGAGCCTTCCCGTGTGTCGTGGTGTCGCCGGTGGCGATGGAACAGCCGCTGAAGGAAGGGACGAACCGGTCGTACACGCAGGGGTATCTGAGCAGCGTGTACTACGTGCGGAAACGCCTGGAGGGTGAGGTTGAGGAGCAGAGATTCCAGAGCGAGGTTGCCGGGCTGTTCAACCTGCTGATGGGCGATCCGTACCTGGGCGGCACCTGCTGGTACGGGCAAGTGACACGGGTCGACTACCGTTGCTCCGAGGAGCCTGCTTTACATGAGCGCGGTTCGGCGGTGAGAGTGGCGAGACTCGAGGTGCTGGCGAGACGGTCGGAGGTCTGGGGCGCTGCGTCCTAGGCACGGACCGGCCAGCTCCAGAGGGATCAGCGAGGATGCGAGGAGGGTGACCAGATGGCAGTTGCGTTGTCGCTAGAGGGGTCGTTTGGGTTCGCACTGCAGGAGACGAAGGGAACGTATGTGGCGCCGAGTACCTGGCTGCCGTTGACGGGTGTCAACGCCGACCACGGTGAGACGCTGAGCTGGAAAAAGAACTACGTGGTGCTGGATACGGCGGACGGTCGCGCGTATCAGACCAGCTACTACTCCGCCGGGGAATGGGCAGAGGGCTCTGTGCGAGTGCCGATCGTGCCCGGGAGTCTGAGCTCCCTGTTTTCGTGGATCCAGGATCGGGATGTGGACAGCCAGGGCAAGTGGGCCTCGATCCTTGTGGATTGCATCAACGACGTCAAGAAGCTGACGGATGTGAAGGTGCGGACGGCGACCTTCGACTTCGTGAAGGGTGAACCGGTGACCTGCAGCCTGGAGCTGTGTGGGTTGCGGATGGAGAGAGGAACGTCGGCCACTCCGAGCATCCCGGTGGCGGCGCCGTACGTGTTCCGCGAAGCGAAGGTGGAGATCGCCACGGCCGGTGGTGCGCTGGTCGAGGACGTGAACTGCGAGGCGATCCAGGTCGTGCTGGACAACGTGGTGGAGGACCCGGAGGAGGGTCTGCGGCTGCGCGAGAGTGGTGAGCCACTGCAACTGTACAACCTGGCCGGCGTGCGCTGCCGAGGAGCGCTGTCCCGGGACTTCGTGGACAGCAAGGTCTTCGCGGACTTCGCGGCGGGTCAGGAGGCGGCACTGCGTCTGACCCTGGAGCGTGGCGCGACAGTGGCGACGGTGACGATGCCGCGAGTGCTGTACACGTCGAGCGATCTGGGGCTTCCGGGTTCGCATGAGCGGCGGATTTCGGAGAAGGTGGACTTCGTGGCGCTTGGCAGCACCGATGGTCTGACGGCACCTGTGGTGCTGGCATGAGTCGGGGCTATGTAGCGAGAGGCGATGAGCTGGAGGCCTCGCAATGGGTCATTGTGGCGGCTGCTGAAGGGGGCACCGTGCGGTTCGAAGCGCCGCCAGTAGCCCCTGGAGGCTGCTGGGTGGAAGTGCGTGCCTTGACCCACCGTGAGGCGCTGGAACGCGAGAGCGTCGGCGGGTACGAGGAGTACGAACTCAGCGACGGAGGACGAGTGCTGTCGGTCGTGCGGCGGTGTGATCGCTGGGCGATGGCGGAGTACGACTATCGGTATTCGCTGGTGGACTGGTGCCTTCCGGTGCGGCAGTACGACGGCTCGACGGGTCTGCAGTGTGGGAGCGAGCTTGCGGAGGAAGAGCGTGTGGACCT
Above is a window of Armatimonadia bacterium DNA encoding:
- a CDS encoding phage tail tube protein, with amino-acid sequence MAVALSLEGSFGFALQETKGTYVAPSTWLPLTGVNADHGETLSWKKNYVVLDTADGRAYQTSYYSAGEWAEGSVRVPIVPGSLSSLFSWIQDRDVDSQGKWASILVDCINDVKKLTDVKVRTATFDFVKGEPVTCSLELCGLRMERGTSATPSIPVAAPYVFREAKVEIATAGGALVEDVNCEAIQVVLDNVVEDPEEGLRLRESGEPLQLYNLAGVRCRGALSRDFVDSKVFADFAAGQEAALRLTLERGATVATVTMPRVLYTSSDLGLPGSHERRISEKVDFVALGSTDGLTAPVVLA